The Mangifera indica cultivar Alphonso chromosome 8, CATAS_Mindica_2.1, whole genome shotgun sequence genome has a window encoding:
- the LOC123222362 gene encoding ammonium transporter 2 member 4-like, which translates to MSLPANLQPDEASPYWLNKGDNAWQLTAATLVGLQSVPGLVILYGSIVKKKWAVNSAFMALYAFAAVLVCWVGWGYQMSFGKKFIHFMGRPDVKSLNEKFLLEQAFMGYLPNATMIYFQFVFAAITLILIAGALLGRMNFHAWMLFVLLWVTFSYTIGAYSLWCPDGWLAKKGIIDYSGGYVIHLSSGVAGFTAAYWVGPRANKDRERFPPNNILLMLAGAGLLWMGWTGFNGGDPYTVSTDASLAVLNTDVCTATSLLTWLFLDILFFGKPSVIGATQGMITGLVCITPAAGVVQGWAAIIMGFLSGSIPWYTMMVLHKKSWLLKQVDDTMAVFHTHAVAGSLGGILTGFFANPKLCRLFYLVDDWQHYIGLFYGLESGHHTAGFKQIGIQLLGIVFVIGLNVVVTSLICLLIRLVVPLRLTDEELQIGDDAIHGEEAYALWGDGEKYESRINSFYGGEDFPTAPKGEVQMA; encoded by the exons atgtcGTTGCCAGCGAACCTGCAGCCTGACGAGGCAAGCCCATATTGGTTAAACAAAGGCGACAACGCATGGCAACTGACGGCTGCAACTCTTGTGGGACTTCAAAGTGTGCCAGGGTTGGTCATTTTGTACGGAAGCATAGTGAAAAAGAAATGGGCAGTGAACTCGGCGTTCATGGCGCTTTACGCTTTTGCAGCTGTGCTAGTTTGTTGGGTTGGGTGGGGATATCAGATGTCATTTGGAAAGAAGTTCATTCATTTCATGGGGAGGCCTGATGTTAAATCTTTGAATGAGAAGTTTCTTTTAGAGCAAGCGTTTATGGGCTACTTGCCGAATGCAACTATGATTTATTTCCAGTTTGTGTTTGCTGCTATTACTTTGATCCTCATCGCCGGGGCGTTGCTCGGTCGAATGAACTTTCATGCATGGATGTTGTTTGTGCTGCTTTGGGTTACATTTTCTTACACCATTGGTGCTTATAGTTTATGGTGCCCAGATGGCTGGTTGGCTAAGAAAGGAATTATTGATTATTCAGGAGGTTATGTGATTCATTTGTCTTCTGGTGTTGCTGGGTTCACTGCAGCTTACTGG GTCGGGCCTAGGGCCAACAAAGACAGAGAAAGGTTCCCACCAAATAACATTCTTCTGATGTTGGCAGGAGCAGGTCTACTATGGATGGGATGGACAGGATTCAACGGAGGTGATCCTTACACTGTCAGCACAGATGCATCTCTTGCCGTTCTTAACACCGACGTTTGCACTGCAACCAGCTTGCTCACTTGGCTCTTCCTTGACATTCTTTTCTTTGGAAAGCCTTCTGTCATCGGTGCCACGCAGGGTATGATCACAGGCCTAGTCTGCATCACCCCCGCCGCAG GAGTTGTACAAGGATGGGCAGCCATCATAATGGGATTTCTGTCAGGCAGCATTCCATGGTACACAATGATGGTACTTCACAAGAAAAGTTGGTTGCTTAAGCAAGTAGATGACACCATGGCAGTATTCCACACCCACGCAGTTGCCGGCAGCCTCGGGGGAATCCTCACCGGCTTCTTCGCAAACCCAAAACTGTGTCGTCTATTCTATTTGGTAGATGACTGGCAACATTACATAGGGTTATTTTACGGTCTCGAAAGCGGGCATCACACGGCAGGGTTTAAGCAAATAGGCATACAATTGCTAGGGATTGTGTTTGTGATTGGTCTGAATGTGGTGGTTACAAGTTTGATATGTTTGTTAATCAGGTTGGTGGTTCCATTGAGATTGACTGATGAAGAGTTGCAGATTGGAGATGATGCAATCCATGGAGAGGAAGCATATGCATTGTGGGGAGATGGGGAGAAATATGAGTCCAGGATTAACTCATTTTATGGCGGTGAAGATTTCCCAACCGCGCCAAAGGGTGAGGTTCAGATGGCTTGA